The nucleotide sequence AGACCGCGCTCCGTACTTTGCCAAGATCTCTCCGCCAATCTGGTCGAGCTCTTTTGTTGTCACGCCTGCTCGCACGGCCCTGATCATGGTCTCTCTTGCCTCCGCCACAATACTACCAATCCGCTTCAAGCACAGCAAATCATGTTCATTTTGAATCGACATGTGTTTCCCTCCTTTTTGCATATATCAGTGTTTACCCGCCATTTTTTCATTTGAACATTTTTCTTCACCAATCGCAACCACAGAAAAAACAAAGAACCCCAGAAGCATCCTCTGCGGTTCTTATCTTACGAAGCTATGCTGGATTCAATGCATACATTCCTTGCGCTATGGTCGACTGTTTTTGAATAAACCCGATGGAAATTCGGTTAAATTCTTCTGGCTGATCGACATTGACGACATGACCACAGTCAGCGACTAGACTCAACTGTGCAAATTGTCTTTTTTTCACACGCATCTGGACGAACGGCAAAAACATATGGTCTTCGTCACCCATAATGAACAAGGTAGGGATGGGAGGCTCTTTATCAAAGAGGGTTCCTAGGAAGCCATTAATGCCTTTTGTCAGCTTAAACCACCTCTTGAATTCTTTTTGACAAAGCTTTTTGGCTTCGCGGATAAACAAGGAGCGCGATTCTTTATGACGCTTGCTCGGCATGATCACCCATGCAAACAGTCGATACAGCCACATGTACGGGATGAAATGCTTGACCATATTCCCCAATGTGATCAGTACCTGCGACCGCACGTTCATGTGCGTCACTGCTCCTGCCAAAACCATAGAGCGCATTCTC is from Brevibacillus brevis and encodes:
- a CDS encoding alpha/beta fold hydrolase — translated: MIHYKTYIRGEDCEWVTFVHGAGGSSSIWYKQLKAYKENFNVLLVDMRGHGKSKNIPGKLFKTYTFDDVSRDIIEVLDHLKITSTHFVGISLGTIIVQIISEQAPERMRSMVLAGAVTHMNVRSQVLITLGNMVKHFIPYMWLYRLFAWVIMPSKRHKESRSLFIREAKKLCQKEFKRWFKLTKGINGFLGTLFDKEPPIPTLFIMGDEDHMFLPFVQMRVKKRQFAQLSLVADCGHVVNVDQPEEFNRISIGFIQKQSTIAQGMYALNPA